A part of Anaeromyxobacter diazotrophicus genomic DNA contains:
- a CDS encoding J domain-containing protein: MDIQLIMEIEQRAAALDGLDYFEVLRLPREAGAAEVKAAYYRESRAFHPDRFAALPSPELRELVGRVYRRVNEAYTVLRDDAKRRKYLADVSGPERAAKLRFTEAEEAALQDEQKRKLEEQLGQTPNGRKLYAQALADVEAQRWDAAERALRSALMYEPANARFKELLARVEKSKPKVDPYKIR, encoded by the coding sequence ATGGACATCCAACTCATCATGGAGATCGAGCAGCGCGCCGCCGCGCTCGACGGCCTCGACTACTTCGAGGTGCTGCGGCTGCCGCGCGAGGCGGGGGCGGCCGAGGTGAAGGCGGCCTACTACCGCGAGTCGCGCGCCTTCCACCCCGATCGCTTCGCGGCGCTGCCCTCGCCCGAGCTGCGCGAGCTGGTCGGGCGCGTCTACCGCCGCGTCAACGAGGCCTACACCGTGCTGCGCGACGACGCGAAGCGGCGGAAGTACCTGGCCGACGTGTCCGGGCCGGAGCGCGCCGCCAAGCTCCGCTTCACGGAGGCGGAGGAGGCTGCGCTGCAGGACGAGCAGAAGCGGAAGCTCGAGGAGCAGCTCGGCCAGACCCCCAACGGCCGCAAGCTCTACGCGCAGGCGCTCGCGGACGTGGAGGCGCAGCGCTGGGACGCGGCGGAGCGCGCGCTCCGCTCGGCGCTCATGTACGAGCCGGCCAACGCCCGGTTCAAGGAGCTCCTGGCCCGGGTCGAGAAGTCGAAGCCGAAGGTGGACCCCTACAAGATCAGGTGA
- a CDS encoding agmatinase family protein: protein MPFDPSAAALEGSGVFGLPHSEEEAAVVLVPVPFEATTSYGGGASGGPAAILEASRQVDLYDVETGRPYEAGIHMLPIPAHVAALDREARAAAAPVIAAGGAANGGPELAAAAARVDAASREVNDWVEGEVRRLLAAGKRVGLVGGDHAVAFGSIAAHAAAYPGMGVLHLDAHADLRLAFEGFQHSHASVLRNVMDGVPGVARLVQVGIRDVSDEEMAYAAGAGGRVVVHHDALLAAERFEGVTWGAQVRRIVEALPRDVYLSFDIDGLDPTLCPHTGTPVPGGLSFQQACALLAGVVASGRRIVGLDLVEVAPGPDGDAWDGNVGARLLYKMIGWMLKSRS, encoded by the coding sequence ATGCCCTTCGATCCTTCCGCCGCGGCCCTCGAGGGCTCCGGCGTGTTCGGCCTGCCCCACTCCGAAGAGGAGGCGGCGGTGGTGCTGGTGCCGGTGCCGTTCGAGGCCACCACCTCGTACGGCGGCGGCGCCTCGGGCGGCCCCGCGGCCATCCTGGAGGCGAGCCGCCAGGTCGACCTCTACGACGTCGAGACCGGGCGCCCGTACGAGGCCGGCATCCACATGCTGCCCATCCCGGCGCACGTCGCGGCGCTCGATCGCGAGGCGCGCGCGGCGGCGGCGCCGGTGATCGCCGCCGGGGGCGCCGCGAACGGCGGGCCGGAGCTGGCCGCCGCGGCGGCGCGGGTGGACGCGGCCTCGCGCGAGGTGAACGACTGGGTGGAGGGCGAGGTCCGCCGGCTCCTGGCGGCCGGGAAGCGGGTCGGGCTGGTGGGCGGAGATCACGCGGTCGCCTTCGGCTCCATCGCCGCCCACGCCGCCGCTTACCCGGGGATGGGCGTCCTCCACCTCGACGCGCACGCCGACCTGCGCCTCGCCTTCGAGGGCTTCCAGCACAGCCACGCCTCGGTGCTGCGCAACGTGATGGACGGCGTGCCGGGCGTGGCGCGGCTGGTCCAGGTGGGCATCCGGGACGTCTCCGACGAGGAGATGGCGTACGCGGCCGGCGCGGGCGGGCGGGTGGTGGTGCACCACGACGCGCTGCTCGCCGCGGAGCGGTTCGAGGGCGTCACCTGGGGCGCGCAGGTGCGCCGCATCGTCGAGGCGCTGCCGCGGGACGTGTACCTCTCCTTCGACATCGACGGCCTCGACCCGACGCTCTGCCCCCACACCGGCACGCCGGTGCCGGGCGGCCTCTCCTTCCAGCAGGCGTGCGCGCTGCTCGCCGGGGTGGTCGCGAGCGGCCGCCGGATCGTGGGCCTCGATCTGGTGGAGGTGGCGCCCGGCCCCGACGGCGACGCGTGGGACGGCAACGTGGGGGCGCGGCTGCTCTACAAGATGATCGGCTGGATGCTGAAGTCGCGGTCGTGA
- a CDS encoding homospermidine biosynthesis protein translates to MAPKSPKQLRKAYLSRPPVEPMRLTPGMTVEELVAVYRKAGAFNGGRLAEACDLFGRMIDSGATIALTVTGAMTPAGMGGAIQAMMEAGFVDLVISTGANIYHDLHFALKLPVVQGHFQVDDKELYRAGIERIYDIFITEDSLLDTDAFVREALEKAPEALRGRISTPRLHHYLGQLVRQQAPLPEKSFVATAAQYDVPIFTSSPGDSSIGMNVAAMKLRGGQTTIDPDLDVLESTAIVYDADVNGVVILGGGSPKNFYLQTQPTLWQILDLNRGGHEFVLQISTDSPQWGGLSGATPSEAISWGKVQANMLKNHVVLYSDTTVAAPLVFAYALSTRKKRKPKRLFKRLPEMYAALQQAHLKKHPGEGAMLEVKDSAKTKTAGPGRKLPRR, encoded by the coding sequence ATGGCTCCCAAGTCCCCGAAGCAGCTCCGCAAGGCCTACCTCTCTCGCCCCCCCGTCGAGCCGATGCGGCTCACCCCCGGCATGACGGTGGAGGAGCTCGTCGCCGTGTACCGCAAGGCGGGCGCCTTCAACGGCGGCCGGCTGGCCGAGGCGTGCGACCTGTTCGGCCGCATGATCGACTCGGGCGCCACCATCGCCCTCACCGTCACGGGTGCGATGACCCCGGCCGGCATGGGCGGCGCCATCCAGGCGATGATGGAGGCCGGCTTCGTCGACCTCGTCATCTCCACCGGCGCGAACATCTACCACGACCTTCACTTCGCGTTGAAGCTGCCCGTGGTCCAGGGCCACTTCCAGGTGGACGACAAGGAGCTGTACCGGGCCGGCATCGAGCGCATCTACGACATCTTCATCACCGAGGACTCGCTGCTCGACACCGACGCCTTCGTGCGCGAGGCGCTGGAGAAGGCGCCCGAGGCGCTGCGCGGCCGCATCTCCACCCCGCGGCTGCACCACTACCTCGGCCAGCTCGTGCGCCAGCAGGCGCCGCTGCCGGAGAAGAGCTTCGTCGCCACCGCCGCCCAGTACGACGTCCCCATCTTCACCAGCTCGCCGGGCGACTCCTCCATCGGCATGAACGTGGCGGCCATGAAGCTGCGCGGCGGCCAGACCACCATCGACCCGGACCTCGACGTGCTCGAGTCCACCGCCATCGTCTACGACGCGGACGTGAACGGCGTCGTCATCCTCGGCGGCGGCTCGCCCAAGAACTTCTACCTGCAGACCCAGCCGACGCTCTGGCAGATCCTCGACCTCAACCGCGGCGGCCACGAGTTCGTGCTGCAGATCTCGACCGACTCGCCGCAGTGGGGCGGCCTCTCCGGCGCCACGCCCTCGGAGGCCATCTCCTGGGGCAAGGTGCAGGCGAACATGCTGAAGAACCACGTCGTGCTCTACTCCGACACGACCGTGGCGGCGCCGCTCGTCTTCGCCTACGCGCTCTCCACCCGCAAGAAGCGCAAGCCGAAGCGCCTCTTCAAGCGGCTGCCGGAGATGTACGCCGCGCTGCAGCAGGCGCACCTCAAGAAGCACCCGGGCGAGGGCGCCATGCTCGAGGTGAAGGACTCGGCCAAGACGAAGACGGCCGGCCCGGGCCGCAAGCTCCCGCGCCGTTAG
- a CDS encoding RrF2 family transcriptional regulator, whose amino-acid sequence MQHVLRISRKIDYGLRAMIYLASISPDAVVPFREIARQMMVPEDFLAKILKTLVDEGLVKSTRGPHGGYALGKPAADISFLQVIEAVEGPIAINVCLDGEDPCAKSHFCTMVDVWREAQEKMLEVYRQTRLASLTLKPDAQGQVGFVQLMAPAPGAS is encoded by the coding sequence ATGCAGCACGTCCTGCGCATCTCCCGGAAGATCGACTACGGCCTCCGGGCCATGATCTACCTGGCCTCCATCTCGCCCGACGCCGTGGTCCCGTTCCGCGAGATCGCCCGCCAGATGATGGTCCCCGAGGACTTCCTGGCCAAGATCCTGAAGACGCTGGTCGACGAGGGCCTGGTGAAGTCCACCCGCGGGCCGCACGGTGGGTACGCTCTCGGGAAGCCCGCCGCCGACATCAGCTTTCTCCAGGTCATCGAGGCGGTCGAGGGCCCCATCGCCATCAACGTCTGCCTCGACGGCGAGGACCCCTGCGCCAAGTCCCACTTCTGCACCATGGTGGACGTGTGGCGCGAGGCGCAGGAGAAGATGCTCGAGGTGTACCGGCAGACGCGGCTCGCGAGCCTCACGCTGAAGCCCGACGCGCAGGGGCAGGTGGGCTTCGTCCAGCTCATGGCGCCGGCCCCTGGCGCGAGCTAG
- a CDS encoding PHP domain-containing protein gives MTALDGAIDLHSHSTASDGQYPAEQVAERAAAAGVAVWALTDHDSVAQLRAGRAAAEAHGLRFVPGIELSVHLDKREVHLLGHFVDPESAELRGFEDLLAEKRRVRMGEMIHKLAALGVALTPEEIEKFSGGKTLARPHVARAMVERGIVGSVKEAFDRFLGEGRPAFVGRHRMPVEDAIALVRGAGGAATIAHPGLNRIERGDLERMKAWGLSGVETYHADHVPSQREKYLKICAELDLVPTAGSDFHGPEVAPGRKLGMVSMSEAELERLEARRG, from the coding sequence ATGACAGCGCTCGACGGCGCCATCGATCTCCACTCCCACTCGACCGCCAGCGACGGCCAATACCCCGCCGAGCAGGTGGCCGAGAGGGCGGCCGCGGCGGGGGTGGCGGTGTGGGCGCTCACCGACCACGACTCCGTCGCGCAGCTCCGGGCCGGCCGGGCGGCCGCCGAGGCGCACGGGCTGCGCTTCGTGCCGGGCATCGAGCTCTCGGTGCACCTGGACAAGCGCGAGGTCCACCTGCTCGGCCACTTCGTCGACCCGGAGAGCGCCGAGCTGCGCGGCTTCGAGGACCTCCTGGCGGAGAAGCGGCGCGTCCGGATGGGGGAGATGATCCACAAGCTGGCGGCGCTGGGCGTCGCGCTCACCCCGGAGGAGATCGAGAAGTTCAGCGGCGGGAAGACGCTGGCGCGGCCGCACGTGGCGCGCGCCATGGTCGAGCGGGGGATCGTCGGCTCGGTGAAGGAGGCCTTCGATCGCTTCCTGGGCGAGGGCCGCCCGGCGTTCGTCGGCCGCCACCGGATGCCGGTCGAGGACGCGATCGCGCTGGTGCGCGGCGCGGGCGGCGCCGCGACCATCGCCCACCCGGGTCTCAACCGCATCGAGCGCGGCGACCTGGAGCGCATGAAGGCCTGGGGCCTGTCCGGCGTCGAGACCTACCACGCCGACCACGTGCCCTCGCAGCGCGAGAAGTACCTCAAGATCTGCGCGGAGCTGGACCTCGTCCCCACCGCCGGCTCCGACTTCCACGGCCCGGAGGTCGCCCCCGGCCGCAAGCTGGGCATGGTGAGCATGAGCGAGGCCGAGCTCGAGCGGCTCGAGGCGCGGCGGGGGTGA
- a CDS encoding NADH-quinone oxidoreductase subunit N codes for MEQLIENNLASVGWFRPELVLTFGSIALFLLDLIWQRSPARRALLTAAAVATLGLAGAFLAAQPAESVAIFNGLLASDLFATFFKWLFLAAALLTILIVAQGDDFPNARVGEFYALLMAVVLGLFIMASATNLLTIYLGIELVSMVSYVLAGFRRKDRKATEASLKYVIYGSVASGVMLFGMSYLFGLLGTADVLAFGPKIAALAGTTGAAAAATKLALVVAVVFVSSGVGYKIASVPWHMWCPDVYEGAPTSFTAFLSVGPKAAGFALALRLFYVAFAGPMGADGLAASVAGIPWPAVIGVLSAVTMTLGNLTALGQTNLKRLLAYSSISHAGYALMGLATVSALGIQGVMIYMLIYLVMNLGAFLVVIVVAQATGSESILDYRGLARRHPLAAVTFAIFLFSLTGLPPFAGFTGKWYLFYAVIERAAAPGGFWYGALALVAALNTAVALYYYARVIKAMFLDAPYVTTPVEPKVGYQLMLGVFSAAVLVFGIWWAPLVDWSQRSLTMLRG; via the coding sequence ATGGAACAGCTCATCGAGAACAACCTGGCGAGCGTGGGGTGGTTTCGCCCCGAGCTCGTCCTCACCTTCGGGTCGATCGCGCTGTTCCTGCTCGATCTGATCTGGCAGCGGTCGCCCGCGCGCCGCGCGCTCCTCACCGCCGCGGCGGTGGCGACGCTGGGCCTCGCGGGCGCCTTCCTCGCCGCCCAGCCGGCGGAGAGCGTCGCGATCTTCAACGGGCTGCTCGCGAGCGACCTCTTCGCCACCTTCTTCAAGTGGCTCTTCCTGGCGGCCGCGCTGCTCACCATCCTCATCGTGGCGCAGGGCGACGACTTCCCGAACGCCCGGGTGGGCGAGTTCTACGCGCTGCTCATGGCGGTCGTGCTCGGCCTGTTCATCATGGCGAGCGCGACGAACCTCCTCACCATCTACCTCGGCATCGAGCTCGTCTCGATGGTGAGCTACGTGCTGGCCGGCTTCCGCCGCAAGGACCGCAAGGCCACCGAGGCCTCGCTGAAGTACGTCATCTACGGCTCGGTCGCCTCGGGGGTCATGCTGTTCGGCATGAGCTACCTCTTCGGCCTGCTCGGCACCGCCGACGTGCTCGCCTTCGGGCCCAAGATCGCGGCCCTGGCCGGGACCACCGGCGCGGCGGCGGCGGCCACCAAGCTCGCCCTGGTGGTGGCGGTGGTCTTCGTCTCCTCCGGCGTGGGCTACAAGATCGCGAGCGTGCCGTGGCACATGTGGTGCCCGGACGTGTACGAGGGCGCCCCCACCTCCTTCACCGCCTTCCTCTCGGTGGGTCCCAAGGCGGCCGGCTTCGCGCTGGCGCTCCGCCTCTTCTACGTGGCCTTCGCGGGCCCGATGGGCGCGGACGGCCTGGCCGCCTCGGTGGCTGGGATCCCGTGGCCTGCGGTCATCGGCGTGCTCTCCGCCGTCACGATGACGCTCGGCAACCTGACCGCGCTGGGGCAGACGAACCTCAAGCGGCTCCTCGCTTACTCCTCCATCTCGCACGCCGGCTACGCGCTGATGGGCCTGGCGACGGTCTCCGCGCTCGGCATCCAGGGCGTGATGATCTACATGCTCATCTACCTGGTCATGAACCTGGGCGCCTTCCTGGTCGTGATCGTGGTGGCGCAGGCGACCGGCTCGGAGTCGATCCTCGACTACCGCGGCCTGGCCCGCCGGCACCCGCTGGCGGCCGTCACCTTCGCCATCTTCCTCTTCTCGCTGACGGGCCTGCCGCCCTTCGCCGGCTTCACCGGCAAGTGGTACCTGTTCTACGCCGTCATCGAGCGCGCCGCGGCGCCGGGCGGCTTCTGGTACGGCGCGCTGGCGCTCGTCGCCGCGCTCAACACCGCGGTGGCGCTCTACTACTACGCGCGCGTCATCAAGGCGATGTTCCTCGACGCTCCGTACGTCACGACGCCGGTCGAGCCGAAGGTGGGCTACCAGCTCATGCTGGGCGTCTTCTCCGCCGCCGTGCTCGTCTTCGGCATCTGGTGGGCGCCGCTGGTCGACTGGTCGCAGCGGTCGCTCACCATGCTGCGCGGCTAA
- a CDS encoding complex I subunit 4 family protein produces MFGPTNVLAWATFLPLAGAVLIVLLSAVRFATGFQKRTLNQAARAIALAASGLSLVAAIYAWSFYDPHAAGMVVAGKETGVQLVQRAVWIRGFNVEWFVGVDGLSISMVLLSGLISFVATIGSMPWWSGAKDRELAGMFEEGDGHGAHAEDPHHPKHFSVRMVPGYMVMLLILQTGMMGTFVALDMFLFYVFWEVMLLPMYFLIGIWGGPRKEYAAIKFFLYTLAGSVLMLLAIIGVYYNSAGSALIDGTPTQHTFNLLELAAQGHAGQFASAGTILGFAFTKIVFVAFFIGFAIKIPMFPFHTWLPDAHVEAPTPISVILAGVLLKMGIYGILRFNFGILPDATRWAANAIALFGVINIVYAAFVCLAQKDIKKMIAYSSVSHMGFSLLGMAAMTPTAISGAVLNLFTHGIISPMLFLIVGVIYDRAHHREIERFGGLAQALPEYTAMMGLAFFASLGLPGLCGFISEFMVFSGSFPVFMTYTIISATSVIITAAYYLWAIHRMFLGKLNETYRGFPDLNWRERFMLYPLGAIAIVLGFYPQAILGSINGTLHALVQNVRL; encoded by the coding sequence ATGTTCGGTCCGACCAACGTCCTCGCCTGGGCCACCTTCCTGCCTCTCGCAGGAGCGGTCCTGATCGTCCTCTTGTCGGCGGTCCGTTTCGCCACCGGCTTCCAGAAGCGCACGCTCAACCAGGCGGCGCGCGCCATCGCGCTCGCCGCGAGCGGCCTGTCGCTCGTGGCCGCCATCTACGCCTGGTCCTTCTACGACCCGCACGCGGCCGGCATGGTCGTGGCCGGCAAGGAGACGGGCGTCCAGCTCGTCCAGCGCGCCGTCTGGATCCGCGGCTTCAACGTCGAGTGGTTCGTCGGCGTCGACGGCCTCTCCATCTCGATGGTGCTCCTCTCCGGCCTCATCTCCTTCGTCGCCACCATCGGCTCGATGCCCTGGTGGTCGGGCGCGAAGGACCGGGAGCTGGCCGGCATGTTCGAGGAGGGCGACGGCCACGGCGCGCACGCCGAGGATCCCCACCACCCCAAGCACTTCTCGGTGCGGATGGTGCCGGGCTACATGGTCATGCTGCTCATCCTGCAGACCGGGATGATGGGCACCTTCGTCGCCCTGGACATGTTCCTCTTCTACGTCTTCTGGGAGGTCATGCTCCTGCCGATGTACTTCCTCATCGGCATCTGGGGTGGGCCGCGCAAGGAGTACGCGGCCATCAAGTTCTTCCTCTACACGCTGGCGGGCTCGGTGCTGATGCTGCTCGCCATCATCGGCGTCTACTACAACAGCGCCGGCTCGGCGCTCATCGACGGCACCCCGACCCAGCACACCTTCAACCTGCTCGAGCTGGCGGCCCAGGGGCACGCGGGGCAGTTCGCGTCGGCGGGGACGATCCTCGGCTTCGCCTTCACCAAGATCGTCTTCGTCGCCTTCTTCATCGGGTTCGCCATCAAGATCCCGATGTTCCCCTTCCACACCTGGTTGCCCGACGCGCACGTCGAGGCGCCGACGCCCATCTCGGTCATCCTGGCGGGCGTCCTCCTCAAGATGGGCATCTACGGCATCCTGCGCTTCAACTTCGGGATCCTGCCCGACGCGACCCGCTGGGCCGCCAACGCCATCGCCCTCTTCGGCGTCATCAACATCGTCTACGCGGCGTTCGTCTGCCTGGCGCAGAAGGACATCAAGAAGATGATCGCGTACTCGTCGGTGTCGCACATGGGCTTCTCGCTGCTCGGGATGGCCGCCATGACGCCGACCGCCATCTCCGGCGCGGTGCTGAACCTCTTCACCCACGGCATCATCAGCCCGATGCTGTTCCTCATCGTGGGCGTCATCTACGACCGCGCCCACCACCGCGAGATCGAGCGCTTCGGCGGCCTGGCCCAGGCGCTGCCCGAGTACACGGCGATGATGGGCCTCGCCTTCTTCGCCTCGCTCGGCCTCCCCGGCCTGTGCGGCTTCATCTCCGAGTTCATGGTGTTCTCGGGCTCGTTCCCGGTCTTCATGACCTACACCATCATCTCGGCGACGAGCGTCATCATCACCGCCGCCTACTACCTGTGGGCGATCCACCGGATGTTCCTCGGCAAGCTCAACGAGACCTACCGCGGCTTCCCGGACCTCAACTGGCGGGAGCGCTTCATGCTCTACCCGCTCGGCGCCATCGCCATCGTCCTCGGCTTCTACCCGCAGGCGATCCTGGGCAGCATCAACGGCACCCTCCACGCGCTCGTCCAGAACGTCCGGCTCTAG
- a CDS encoding NADH-quinone oxidoreductase subunit L, which produces MEHAHALGPLLTARAGYLWLIPLFPLVGAFINFVFGWQFERAGKKRLVHVVGVGAMALAFCVAAAAFLQLRALEPEHRFLQDTVWNMFTAGRATVDLGFALDPLSMMMVLIITFIGTLIHVFSIGYMWDDEAKAYWRFFGWLNLFVFSMLLLVMGDNFVLMFFGWEGVGLCSYGLISYYYTDREKAAAGMKAFVVNRFGDFGFLTGLFLLFWGLGGAWAANGKVHGPAYQPEAALHATASASTAAESAALAPTVEVGEGQVVKVGPTLNFRELRDQVVIEKTGVAEHLKDQKVWGFALLALIGICMFVGAMGKSAQLPLYVWLPDAMAGPTPVSALIHAATMVTAGVYMVARLNFIFALSPAAMAWVAFVGALTAIFAASIGFFQYDIKKVLAYSTVSQLGFMFIGVGVGAYWAGAYHLLTHAFFKATLFLGSGSVILGCHHEQDMRKMGGLKKYMPITRWTYLIACWAIAGFPWASGFYSKDEILWKAFTSEHLALFGHPTPWLGPAIYLVGILAATGTSFYMFRSYFMTFTGEYRGAGAGHAHEHGEDPHASRAAPHHADPHGHHDAHPEFDPPVGHIHAAHGAAPHVGAAAHDAHGAHGGHGAHGGVPHESPWTITLVLSVLAAGAVLVSLLGIPMAWTGHEPLLEEWLKPALTAEVAFAEKPHAWEYLFQALGVGAGALGFAFAWLLYKDGKSTVPAALKERFLGAWTVVYNKYYVDELYHLVVVRPSLAWARAMSWFDGHILDWLVNTVGAVTRGVARLDGLIDTYLVDGAVNAVAVLTAEAGKSLRRVQTGRVQTYLYGALAGGLAVILLNFLIH; this is translated from the coding sequence ATGGAACACGCGCACGCCCTCGGCCCCCTCCTCACCGCCCGGGCCGGGTACCTCTGGCTCATCCCGCTCTTCCCGCTGGTCGGGGCGTTCATCAACTTCGTCTTCGGCTGGCAGTTCGAGCGCGCCGGCAAGAAGCGGCTCGTCCACGTGGTCGGCGTCGGCGCCATGGCGCTCGCCTTCTGCGTCGCGGCGGCCGCCTTCCTGCAGCTGCGCGCGCTCGAGCCCGAGCACCGCTTCCTGCAGGACACCGTCTGGAACATGTTCACGGCGGGCCGCGCGACGGTGGACCTCGGGTTCGCCCTCGATCCGCTCTCGATGATGATGGTGCTCATCATCACCTTCATCGGGACGCTCATCCACGTCTTCTCCATCGGGTACATGTGGGACGACGAGGCGAAGGCGTACTGGCGGTTCTTCGGCTGGCTCAACCTCTTCGTCTTCTCGATGCTCCTGCTGGTCATGGGGGACAACTTCGTCCTCATGTTCTTCGGGTGGGAGGGCGTCGGCCTCTGCTCCTACGGCCTCATCAGCTACTACTACACGGACCGTGAGAAGGCCGCCGCCGGCATGAAGGCCTTCGTGGTGAACCGGTTCGGCGACTTCGGCTTCCTGACCGGCCTGTTCCTCCTCTTCTGGGGCCTCGGCGGCGCCTGGGCGGCGAACGGCAAGGTCCACGGCCCGGCGTACCAGCCGGAGGCGGCGCTGCACGCCACCGCCTCCGCCTCCACCGCCGCCGAGTCGGCGGCGCTCGCCCCGACCGTCGAGGTGGGCGAGGGCCAGGTGGTCAAGGTCGGCCCGACCCTCAACTTCCGCGAGCTGCGCGACCAGGTCGTGATCGAGAAGACCGGCGTCGCCGAGCACCTCAAGGACCAGAAGGTCTGGGGCTTCGCGCTGCTGGCCCTCATCGGCATCTGCATGTTCGTCGGCGCCATGGGCAAGAGCGCGCAGCTGCCCCTGTACGTGTGGCTGCCCGACGCGATGGCCGGCCCGACGCCGGTCTCGGCCCTCATCCACGCCGCCACCATGGTCACCGCCGGCGTCTACATGGTGGCGCGGCTCAACTTCATCTTCGCGCTCTCGCCCGCCGCCATGGCCTGGGTGGCCTTCGTCGGCGCGCTGACCGCCATCTTCGCGGCCTCGATCGGCTTCTTCCAGTACGACATCAAGAAGGTCCTCGCCTACTCGACCGTCTCGCAGCTCGGCTTCATGTTCATCGGCGTGGGCGTGGGCGCGTACTGGGCGGGCGCCTACCACCTCCTCACGCACGCCTTCTTCAAGGCGACGCTCTTCCTCGGCTCCGGCTCGGTCATCCTCGGCTGCCACCACGAGCAGGACATGCGGAAGATGGGCGGCCTCAAGAAGTACATGCCCATCACGCGCTGGACCTACCTCATCGCGTGCTGGGCCATCGCGGGCTTCCCCTGGGCGAGCGGCTTCTACTCGAAGGACGAGATCCTCTGGAAGGCGTTCACCTCCGAGCACCTGGCGCTCTTCGGGCACCCCACGCCGTGGCTCGGGCCGGCCATCTACCTCGTCGGCATCCTCGCGGCGACCGGCACCAGCTTCTACATGTTCCGGTCGTACTTCATGACCTTCACCGGCGAGTACCGGGGCGCCGGCGCCGGTCACGCCCACGAGCACGGTGAGGACCCGCACGCCTCCCGGGCCGCGCCGCACCACGCCGACCCGCACGGCCACCACGACGCGCACCCCGAGTTCGACCCGCCGGTCGGCCACATCCACGCCGCGCACGGCGCGGCGCCCCACGTCGGCGCCGCGGCGCACGACGCGCACGGCGCGCACGGCGGTCACGGGGCCCACGGCGGCGTGCCGCACGAGTCGCCCTGGACCATCACCCTCGTCCTCTCGGTGCTGGCCGCCGGCGCGGTGCTGGTGAGCCTCCTCGGCATCCCCATGGCCTGGACCGGTCACGAGCCGCTCCTCGAGGAGTGGCTCAAGCCGGCGCTCACCGCCGAGGTCGCCTTCGCCGAGAAGCCGCACGCCTGGGAGTACCTGTTCCAGGCCCTCGGGGTCGGGGCCGGCGCCCTCGGCTTCGCCTTCGCCTGGCTGCTCTACAAGGACGGGAAGAGCACCGTCCCGGCCGCGCTCAAGGAGCGGTTCCTCGGCGCCTGGACGGTCGTCTACAACAAGTACTACGTCGACGAGCTCTACCACCTGGTGGTGGTCCGGCCCTCCCTGGCCTGGGCGCGCGCGATGTCGTGGTTCGACGGCCACATCCTCGACTGGCTCGTGAACACGGTCGGCGCGGTCACGCGCGGCGTGGCGCGCCTCGACGGCCTCATCGACACCTACCTGGTCGACGGCGCGGTCAACGCGGTGGCGGTGCTCACCGCCGAGGCCGGCAAGTCCCTGCGGCGCGTGCAGACCGGCCGCGTGCAGACCTACCTCTACGGCGCGCTCGCGGGTGGGCTCGCCGTCATCCTCCTCAACTTCCTGATTCACTGA
- the nuoK gene encoding NADH-quinone oxidoreductase subunit NuoK, whose translation MLHVGLQHLLVLGALLFSLGLLTVATRRNAVGVLMGVELILNGANVNFVAFNHWVTGGISGQVFALFVIVLAAAEAAVGLAIVLALFQTFRSIDVRLADTMRE comes from the coding sequence ATGCTCCACGTCGGCCTCCAGCACCTCCTCGTCCTCGGCGCCCTGCTCTTCAGCCTGGGCCTGCTCACGGTGGCCACCCGCCGCAACGCGGTGGGCGTGCTCATGGGCGTCGAGCTCATCCTGAACGGCGCCAACGTCAACTTCGTCGCCTTCAACCACTGGGTGACGGGGGGCATCTCGGGGCAGGTGTTCGCCCTCTTCGTCATCGTCCTGGCGGCGGCGGAGGCGGCGGTCGGCCTCGCCATCGTCCTCGCCCTCTTCCAGACCTTCCGGAGCATCGACGTCCGCCTCGCGGACACGATGCGGGAGTAG
- a CDS encoding NADH-quinone oxidoreductase subunit J family protein, which produces MSKKLYTWIALAALVVLFVGVLGVEVGRGGALPADFEVGPFTLRDAIFYLFAALTVAGAGLTAFSRNIVYSAVGLLTALTGAGAIYAWMDADFLAVTQLLVYIGGVLVLILFAVMLTNRITEVKVSNVSLGVAGGVALLASTVPVLCFVALATPWAAHEPEAFGPTTRSIGNAFLSQWLLPFELASLVLLATLIGAVVIARKELKADEPDPSLG; this is translated from the coding sequence ATGTCGAAGAAGCTCTACACGTGGATCGCCCTGGCGGCGCTGGTCGTGCTCTTCGTGGGCGTGCTCGGCGTCGAGGTCGGTCGCGGCGGCGCGCTGCCGGCCGACTTCGAGGTCGGTCCGTTCACGCTCCGCGACGCGATCTTCTACCTGTTCGCCGCGCTGACGGTCGCCGGCGCGGGGCTGACCGCCTTCTCGCGCAACATCGTCTACAGCGCCGTCGGCCTGCTCACGGCGCTCACCGGGGCCGGCGCGATCTACGCCTGGATGGACGCCGACTTCCTCGCGGTGACCCAGCTCCTCGTCTACATCGGCGGCGTCCTCGTCCTCATCCTCTTCGCGGTGATGCTGACGAACCGCATCACCGAGGTGAAGGTCTCGAACGTGAGCCTGGGCGTGGCGGGCGGGGTGGCGCTGCTCGCCTCCACCGTGCCGGTGCTCTGCTTCGTCGCCCTGGCGACCCCCTGGGCCGCCCACGAGCCCGAGGCGTTCGGGCCCACCACCCGCAGCATCGGCAACGCCTTCCTCTCGCAGTGGCTCCTGCCGTTCGAGCTCGCCTCGCTGGTGCTCCTCGCCACGCTCATCGGCGCGGTCGTCATCGCCCGCAAGGAGCTCAAGGCCGACGAGCCGGATCCCTCCCTCGGCTAA